CGGTGGAAGGTAGTTTCGCGGATTCAACAGACTCGGCTTTTCGACGCGCTCGGGATGGTATCGCTGCATCTGGGCGCGACCGCGCCCCAGTCGGAAATGCTTGTTCAGCAGTTCGAGTAGCGACGACCGAGCAGGGTGGTACATCGTAATCGCAGGCTGGTAATGCTGGTCGAATCCGGCATCGTACACCCGATTGCCGAACTCCTGGTCTTCGCCGGAGAACAGTCGTTCGTCGAAGCCCCCAACTTCGTCGAACACCGTATCCCGAACGACGAGACAACCGGTTCCCGAGAAATGTTTATCCTCGATATATCTTCGAATCGGAAATCCGAATATCTGGTTGTACTTCGCGGTGAGCGTTTCCTTGCCGTCTTCGATATAGATTTCGACGTTACAGCCCATGTAATCCCAATCGTTCGACTCCATGGATGCAACGGCGTCTTCGAGCCACGTCTCCTCGACGGTCATGTCGGCGTCGATAAACGCCAACAGCGACCCTTTCGCTTGCGGGATTGCGGCGTTGCGTGCGGCCGCAGGGCCTTGTACTTCGTCTGCGACCAGCAGATTCACGAGGTCGGGAAACCGTTCTGCGTATTTCCGCACGACATCTCTGGTGTTGTCAGTAGATCCGTTATCGGCGACCAGTATCTCGTATCCCTCGGGAGAATACGTCTGATTCGTGACAGCATCGAGAGTCATCCGAATCCCCCTCGGGTCGTTGTATACGGGGATGATGACAGAGACAAACGGCCGCTCGGAAGCCATATCATCAGACTGTTCTAGCACGCTTATAGCCCCTTCGGTTCCGTAAACACGCGACTCGTGACGCCTGATACGTGTCCGCTCGGCACACGGTCGTCAGAATGAACGTTTCGTGATATGCTGTCCTGTTCCTGTTGCTCATCGTCGATACGCTGGTTCCCGATTCGTCCGTCCTGTGTTCGTATCATGTAACACGCTACCGCACCGCAGTCGCTCCCCGGTACCCGATTTCGACCCAATTCGGACCTGATTGTAGACGACGCTACTCCGGAACCGAGTATAAAAATTGTGGCAGGTAACGGTCACTAATTGACGACCGTCGCCCGTTCTTCTACGGTTCCGGACACCGAAACTCCGGCGTTGATACGCACGCCAGACCCCACGAGCGTCCCCGGTTCGAAGCTCGCGTTGCCTCCGACGTGGACGCGGTCAGCGAGGAGCGCACCGAGTTGTTGGTCTTCGTAGATACTGCCGTTCGCCTGAACGGCAGTTGGCCCGCCGGGTATCGTACATCCTGCACCGAGACGGACGCCTTGGCCGGTGACACAGTCCACGAGTGTCGCGTTCGCACCAACCCGTGTATCGCTATCGAGAACGGAATGTTGGACGACGGCGTTCGAACCGACTATCGTGTGCTGGCCGAGCGAGACGAACGGGCCGACGACCGCACCGGGACGAACGTCGCAGTCGGAACCGACGACGACCGGCGGTTGAAGCACCGCCGAATCGTGAACTCGTGCGGTGTCCGCGACCCAAACGCGTTCGTCTCGGTGCGCTCCGCTTTGCGGGTTGCTCATCTGTTTTCGAACGAGCAGTTCCCTGTTTAGGTCGAGCAACTTCCACGGATGGGTTGCATTGACCCACAGACCGTCGGTTCGGACACCGTGGATTTCGACATCCGCATCGGTGAGGCGAGAAAGCGTGTCCGTCAGTGATACCTCGCCCGCGACGGTCGGCGTGGCTTCGATGGCCTCGAAGATTCGCTCGTCAACGGCGTAGACGCCAGAATTGAGCAGTCGGTGCTCGTTGTCGGGCGATTCCGCAATTTTCCGAACGCGTGTTCCATCCAGTAGAACGGCGTCGTGTTCGCCAATGGTGTCGCGCTCCACGACGCCGACTGCGGCAGTCGAGTCAGCGCGCGCGAATGCATCACGAACAGCTGAAACCGTCTTCGAGTCGATTATCTTGTCACCTTCAACGACGAGGAAGACGTCGTCTACCTCGTCGCGGGCGGCGAAAAGCGCGTGCCCGCTCCCGAGTTGTTTGTCCTGTTCGACGTAGTTGATTCCCACTCCGCGATGTTCCGAGCCGAAGTGGTCGCGCACGCAATTTCCGCGGTATCCCACCACGAGATGGATTTGTCTCACTCCAGCTTCCACGAGCGCGTCGAGAACGTGTTCCAGTATCGGACGAGTCGCCGCAGGAAGCATCGGTTTCGGTCGGTGTCGAGTCAGTGGTCGAAGTCGTTTCCCTTCCCCCGCCGCCAACACGACAGCAGAACTGGCTGTCATAGAGAGCAAAGTCAACGACCACCGATTTCAGCGTTCGGGGCGCACTCTCGGCGCGTTCGCGTTAAGATGGCATTAAAATGAACGAAAAATCACGCCGCGACGATAAGCTCACTCAACACCGCCAGCGCTCCGAGGCCGACCCAAACGCCGCAAAAGGCGAGTTGTTCGACCACCCGAAGCAAGCCATCGATAATGTGATAGCCGACGGCGGCACTGGCGACGAGGGCGACGAGCGACCGATTCGACATTAGGTTGATGTGGTCGGTGGGAATGGAAAGGAATTCGATTTCGACGTCAGAGTTTGTTCTAGAGAGCGGTACACATTTATCCCCGGTCTGACTGTGTTTTCCTAACTAAACATGGCTGAGTTGGTGGACGCATCTCCGGAAGTCAAACGCGTTCTCGAATCGTTCCTTGACGATTTGGAAGGTCGGCTTTCGACGCACGATTTGGAAGACGTTTTACAGGATTCGTTTGGGAACCTCACGAGCAAGCATCTCGGGATGAAACCCGAAACGCACGCCGAGGAGAAGTTGATTTATCCACTCCTCGAAGCGGTCGGATTAGCGGTTGAAAAACAGCCGTATGGGGAAAAAGGCGGACAGGCCGCGTGGCCGGATTTTTCGCTGATGAATCTCGACACGTTGGTTATCGGTGAGAACAAGAAACTGAACGAAGTAGAAACAGGAGTCCCAGAACTCAAGGATTATCTCGACAGGAAATCCATCGGAGCGGAGTACGGTATCGTCACGGACGGATTTACGTGGTATGTCAAAAAAATCGAACTCGGTGGCGACTTCACGGAGTATCCGGATGTCGAGGAAATCGACCTCCGCGAGGCGATTCTTTCGATTGCTCGTGAGAAGGAGTACATCGGTTCACGAGATGTTTCTCCCGTCGATGTTGATGATACGGTCACGGAGTTTGCCGAAACGTTCGGTCGAGATTCGTTCAATCATCGACTGTCCCAGACCGCGCCGCGAGAGATTCGGGACAAACGAAAACGCGACGTGGAGGCGTTTTACGAACTCTACATCGAACTGTTGTTTGGTGAGAGTGACAAGCACGAATCGGAGTATGAGACATGCCTGATGGACGACATCGAAGCACCGCCGGGGACGACCGAACGGGACAAACGTCTCTTTGCGATTTCGCTGATGAACCGCCTACTGTTCGTGAAGTTTCTCGAACAAAACGACATTCTGGACGACGGATTCCTGCGCGAGCGCGAACAGTTCTACTCGGAAAACGTCGAAGAAATTCCTGACTCACTCTATGATTTCGCGCTCAAACCGCTGTTCTACGACCTGTTGAACACGGACAAAGACGGCCGTCTCACGAAGCATCGGAACCCGGATTCGTGGTTTGACGAGGTGCCGTACCTCAACGGCGGTCTGTTCCGAGAGACGATTCCGCAGGAGGGGAAATTCACCGTTCGTGATCGAATCCTCCCCGAAATCATCACCGACCTCGTGGAGGGGAGCAACCTCGAACTGGACGGAAAGGAGTTCGACCCCGCGATTTTAGGGAGCGTGTTCGAGAAAACCATCAACCACATCGAACAGGAGCGAACCCAGAAGGACATCGGGGCGTACTACACGCCGAACGACGTGACGAAAATCGTCACCGAGCAGTCGGTTGACCCGAAAATCAAGGACGTACTGGCCGAGGTGTTCGCCGAGAGTGTCGGAGACGACGAGGAGGATATTACGCAAGCACGGAAATATTTCGACGGTGTCTCCCTCGCGGACGTGCTTTGGAACGTGGAGGAAGGAACGGAAAGTGTCCTCAATCCGGGGAAGAACCAGACCACAATCGACTTCGGGGACGAATCCACGCTCGAAACCGCGCTCGCGCAACTGCGCGAACTCAAGGTCATCGACCCGGCGTGTGGTTCCGGCCATTTCCTCACCACGTCGATGGACGAAATCCATCGCGCACAAGAGTCGCTTTTGCGAGGGCTGAACGACGGTGATGCCCCGGAGGCGGAAGACCGATTCCGCGAAAAGAAGCAACTCGCGCTTCACTCGATTTACGGCGTGGACGTGGACAAGGTCGCGGCGGAAATCGCAAAGCTTCGCATCTGGCTAAAAATCGTGGAGGACAACGGCTGGAAAGAGGCGTTCGGTCGCCTGCCGAACATCGACGTGAACATCACGGACGGAAATTCGCTGGTCGGACTCCCCATGACGGGGTCGTTCGACGACACCCACGCTTGGACGGACGACATGACCGAAGTCGAGGAAAAGCGAATCAGATACAAGGAAACAGGGGAGGGTGATCCCCGCGAAATCGAGGCGTTCATGGACGAAGAGGTTCGGCCCGAACTGAACCAGCAGTACCTCGATTTGTTCACCAAACCCGTCAAAACCAGCATCGAGGACGAAGAGGAGTTCGAGCGCGTGATGCAGTCGCTCGAAGACGACACCCTCTACCCCGCAATTTCCCTCCTGCGAGTCAAACGCGAGGACGGCGACGCCTTCGGGGAGGACGAAACCGAAACTCTCGAAGACATCGGCTTTTCGGTGTACACGAAAAGTGCCAAAATCGACCTGTCGGAGTGGGAGAGTACGCAGAAGCGAATCGCCACCAACGAGGGCGAGGAGTACGACGTAAGCGACTCCATCGAAACCTTCCGCGACCTCATTCAGGGCGAGTACGTTTTCTCGGAAGTCCAGCGCCGCCCCCTCAACTGCGATTTGGACGACATCCTCGGCAAGCCGTTCCACTGGGTCGCGGAGTTCCCCGAAGTCGCCGACGGAAACGGCAATTCGGCCGCCATCGACTTCGACATCGTGCTGGGCAACCCACCCTACGGGGACTTGCTGAGCGACGAAGAGAAGATGTTCATCTCCACCTACGAAACCAGCGACATCAACGACATCTCCGCGAACTTCGTGGAACGACAGTTGCAGTTGCTTGAGGATGGTGGGTACTTCGGGAACGTGACGACGCTGAGATTGGTGTATCAGAGTTCGATGGAAGAGTTCCATGACCTACTGCGAGAGAATATGCCTGAATCAAAAATCGCCTGTTTCGCCAAACGTCCCACAAAAGTATTCGAAGGTGCGGAGGTTCGAATTGCGATTATTACTGGCAAAAAAGCAGATATAGAAGAGGGGGATATTCTCACAAGCGAATATCTCCGATTTAGCAAAAACGACAGAGATGAGCGCTTCTCAATTCTGGAATATCAAGATGTGGATGGTCTGATTCTTCGGGATAAAATTGGCGGCAGCTCAGGCAAGTACGAAGTTCTCCCGAAGATAGGGAATGAAATGATTCGAAATATCCTTCTCAAACTTCGTGAAAACTCAAGAGGTCAATCAAGCACCGTTTTCCGCGAGAGGATATTGGATGATGAAACCGAATATGTCGTTTGGCGACGTGAAGGTCTTGACTACTGGACGAATCCAATGTTGGGGGAACTGTATTCTGCTCGTGAAGTCAAACCGATGTACTTCGAAACTGAGCTTGAACAACGAGGTGGATTCTTGCTTATTAGCTCTTCACTGTTCTATCTGTACTGGGTTGTTTACGGAAATATGCACCATCTCAACTGGGGTCAGATAGAAGCATTCCCATTCCCGTCTCATGAAGAGCTTGAGAAACATGAAAAAGAGATATTTGAACTCTCTGAAGAACTTTGGACAGGAATGAAACAGGGATTCAACAAGGAACTGAATCAGTTCAACTACCAGCCACTCAAGCCGACAATCAATAAGGCAGAGAAAATTTTTGGAGAGATAT
The window above is part of the Haladaptatus cibarius D43 genome. Proteins encoded here:
- a CDS encoding glycosyltransferase is translated as MASERPFVSVIIPVYNDPRGIRMTLDAVTNQTYSPEGYEILVADNGSTDNTRDVVRKYAERFPDLVNLLVADEVQGPAAARNAAIPQAKGSLLAFIDADMTVEETWLEDAVASMESNDWDYMGCNVEIYIEDGKETLTAKYNQIFGFPIRRYIEDKHFSGTGCLVVRDTVFDEVGGFDERLFSGEDQEFGNRVYDAGFDQHYQPAITMYHPARSSLLELLNKHFRLGRGRAQMQRYHPERVEKPSLLNPRNYLPPHPVRFYKRITSSASLALHEVVLLFLIAYLKRFAATAGWVYEHFSEDDG
- a CDS encoding sugar phosphate nucleotidyltransferase; this encodes MTASSAVVLAAGEGKRLRPLTRHRPKPMLPAATRPILEHVLDALVEAGVRQIHLVVGYRGNCVRDHFGSEHRGVGINYVEQDKQLGSGHALFAARDEVDDVFLVVEGDKIIDSKTVSAVRDAFARADSTAAVGVVERDTIGEHDAVLLDGTRVRKIAESPDNEHRLLNSGVYAVDERIFEAIEATPTVAGEVSLTDTLSRLTDADVEIHGVRTDGLWVNATHPWKLLDLNRELLVRKQMSNPQSGAHRDERVWVADTARVHDSAVLQPPVVVGSDCDVRPGAVVGPFVSLGQHTIVGSNAVVQHSVLDSDTRVGANATLVDCVTGQGVRLGAGCTIPGGPTAVQANGSIYEDQQLGALLADRVHVGGNASFEPGTLVGSGVRINAGVSVSGTVEERATVVN
- a CDS encoding Eco57I restriction-modification methylase domain-containing protein, producing MAELVDASPEVKRVLESFLDDLEGRLSTHDLEDVLQDSFGNLTSKHLGMKPETHAEEKLIYPLLEAVGLAVEKQPYGEKGGQAAWPDFSLMNLDTLVIGENKKLNEVETGVPELKDYLDRKSIGAEYGIVTDGFTWYVKKIELGGDFTEYPDVEEIDLREAILSIAREKEYIGSRDVSPVDVDDTVTEFAETFGRDSFNHRLSQTAPREIRDKRKRDVEAFYELYIELLFGESDKHESEYETCLMDDIEAPPGTTERDKRLFAISLMNRLLFVKFLEQNDILDDGFLREREQFYSENVEEIPDSLYDFALKPLFYDLLNTDKDGRLTKHRNPDSWFDEVPYLNGGLFRETIPQEGKFTVRDRILPEIITDLVEGSNLELDGKEFDPAILGSVFEKTINHIEQERTQKDIGAYYTPNDVTKIVTEQSVDPKIKDVLAEVFAESVGDDEEDITQARKYFDGVSLADVLWNVEEGTESVLNPGKNQTTIDFGDESTLETALAQLRELKVIDPACGSGHFLTTSMDEIHRAQESLLRGLNDGDAPEAEDRFREKKQLALHSIYGVDVDKVAAEIAKLRIWLKIVEDNGWKEAFGRLPNIDVNITDGNSLVGLPMTGSFDDTHAWTDDMTEVEEKRIRYKETGEGDPREIEAFMDEEVRPELNQQYLDLFTKPVKTSIEDEEEFERVMQSLEDDTLYPAISLLRVKREDGDAFGEDETETLEDIGFSVYTKSAKIDLSEWESTQKRIATNEGEEYDVSDSIETFRDLIQGEYVFSEVQRRPLNCDLDDILGKPFHWVAEFPEVADGNGNSAAIDFDIVLGNPPYGDLLSDEEKMFISTYETSDINDISANFVERQLQLLEDGGYFGNVTTLRLVYQSSMEEFHDLLRENMPESKIACFAKRPTKVFEGAEVRIAIITGKKADIEEGDILTSEYLRFSKNDRDERFSILEYQDVDGLILRDKIGGSSGKYEVLPKIGNEMIRNILLKLRENSRGQSSTVFRERILDDETEYVVWRREGLDYWTNPMLGELYSAREVKPMYFETELEQRGGFLLISSSLFYLYWVVYGNMHHLNWGQIEAFPFPSHEELEKHEKEIFELSEELWTGMKQGFNKELNQFNYQPLKPTINKAEKIFGEIYDLSKDEVRYLQKYHSQYGRSGSDNEQISEY